A part of Paenibacillus donghaensis genomic DNA contains:
- a CDS encoding ABC transporter permease produces the protein MGVMKFKKYRSIANRSLQNILAYRLSYVMTLLSSFVNLLAVYFLWQGIYNGRESLGGYSWDQMKTYLLVTFLANSILSWYSETAISAKILDGSVAADLLKPIDFQSARFAETLGSSLLEGTLGIFLIGCFMMLTPGVKLPHSPWVYPLFGFSLLAVMVVKFGVVYLAALLCFWSTGSLGIVWTRIALTNLMSGALVPLAFFPDWLERLALWLPFQSIIHTPTVIFLQQTDGWGALCLIGLQCLWGALLWWAGKKIWSWAVRQVTIHGG, from the coding sequence ATGGGCGTAATGAAGTTTAAAAAATACCGCAGTATAGCCAACCGTTCCTTGCAGAATATTCTGGCGTACCGGCTCTCCTACGTGATGACCCTTTTATCCAGTTTCGTCAATCTGCTGGCCGTCTATTTTCTATGGCAAGGCATATACAACGGGCGTGAGTCTCTGGGCGGGTACAGCTGGGATCAGATGAAAACGTATCTTCTGGTCACCTTTCTGGCCAATTCCATCTTGTCCTGGTATTCCGAAACGGCCATTTCAGCCAAAATTCTCGATGGCAGCGTGGCCGCCGATCTGCTGAAGCCGATTGATTTCCAAAGCGCACGCTTCGCGGAGACCTTGGGCTCCAGCCTGCTGGAAGGGACCTTGGGCATCTTTCTGATCGGATGTTTTATGATGCTCACACCGGGAGTCAAACTTCCGCATTCCCCTTGGGTCTATCCGCTATTCGGGTTCAGCCTGCTGGCTGTGATGGTGGTCAAGTTCGGGGTGGTGTATCTGGCCGCTCTGCTCTGCTTCTGGTCTACAGGCTCCCTCGGCATCGTCTGGACACGGATTGCGCTCACCAATTTAATGTCCGGGGCGCTGGTTCCGCTTGCTTTTTTCCCGGATTGGCTGGAGCGGCTGGCTTTGTGGCTGCCATTTCAGAGCATTATCCATACGCCTACAGTGATCTTCCTGCAGCAGACAGATGGCTGGGGTGCGTTGTGCCTGATCGGACTGCAATGTCTGTGGGGAGCTCTCCTCTGGTGGGCAGGCAAAAAAATATGGAGCTGGGCCGTCCGCCAGGTAACCATTCACGGGGGGTAA
- a CDS encoding ABC transporter ATP-binding protein — protein MSIIEAKQLSKSFMQAVKEPGLRGSVKHLFVPRHIKKTAVNALDLTIEAGESVAYVGPNGAGKSTTLKMLTGILLPTSGSVTVNGINPYKNRIENAAQIGAVFGQRTQLWWDIPITESFSLLKDIYQIPSVVYKANLDMFTELLGMNEFIHLSARKLSLGQRMRADLAASLLHNPPILYLDEPTIGLDVSVKQRIREFIKQINQQQQTTVMLTTHDLGDIEDLCKRLIIIDHGSIIYDGSLAEVKANFAKERVIFFQVASPMPQLLEQLEQTTGMKLTIQGELEFSVAFDRYEYTASEVVSRVMKFGEVADFRMEETQIEAVIKSVYEGSLDLNLRVQ, from the coding sequence TTGAGTATTATTGAAGCCAAACAACTGTCCAAATCCTTCATGCAGGCAGTGAAAGAGCCGGGTCTGAGGGGTTCGGTCAAACATCTGTTTGTGCCCAGACATATCAAAAAAACGGCGGTGAACGCTCTCGATCTAACCATTGAAGCCGGGGAGTCGGTAGCCTATGTAGGTCCAAACGGAGCAGGCAAGTCCACCACGCTCAAAATGCTGACCGGCATTCTGCTGCCCACCTCCGGCTCCGTAACAGTAAACGGAATCAATCCCTACAAAAACCGGATCGAAAATGCTGCCCAGATCGGAGCGGTGTTCGGCCAGCGCACCCAACTGTGGTGGGACATTCCGATTACCGAGTCTTTCTCCCTGCTGAAGGATATCTATCAGATTCCGAGCGTGGTCTACAAAGCCAATCTGGACATGTTCACCGAGCTGCTGGGGATGAACGAATTCATTCATCTGTCCGCTAGGAAGCTGTCGCTTGGGCAGCGGATGCGCGCCGATCTGGCGGCTTCCCTGCTGCATAACCCGCCGATTCTGTATCTGGACGAGCCTACGATTGGGCTGGATGTATCCGTCAAACAAAGAATCCGTGAATTCATCAAGCAGATCAATCAGCAGCAGCAAACCACAGTGATGTTAACCACCCATGATCTGGGCGATATTGAGGACTTGTGCAAGCGGCTGATTATTATCGACCACGGCTCTATCATCTATGATGGCAGTCTGGCCGAAGTGAAAGCGAATTTTGCCAAGGAACGGGTGATTTTCTTTCAGGTCGCCTCCCCGATGCCCCAGCTCTTAGAGCAATTGGAGCAGACGACGGGAATGAAGCTTACGATCCAGGGTGAACTGGAATTCTCTGTGGCTTTCGACCGGTATGAATATACGGCCAGCGAGGTGGTCAGCCGGGTGATGAAATTCGGCGAGGTGGCTGACTTCCGTATGGAGGAAACACAGATCGAAGCGGTGATCAAAAGTGTCTACGAGGGTAGCCTGGATCTTAACCTGCGCGTGCAGTGA
- a CDS encoding ABC transporter permease, whose amino-acid sequence MRLKRMVYLYQRMYVQQLKAILEYNKDFYILMCSAALTQVLGFVFLWVIYDRIPDINGWQFWEVIFMYAMIFLTEGIGSLFFEGTWRLSGLVNRGELDRYLLRPVPVVLQIFCTGVGINGLGNLLIGVVMVWQSFVRSQLEWSPEKIAVIAVLLLSAVVTRVSINLAGNSAAFWVRNSGNAFPLMVHSLADLAKYPITIFHQSIRIFISTVPPYAFISFYPATYIFDKSGGASWWLLSPVVAIGSAAASYGIFRLGLSRYESTGN is encoded by the coding sequence ATGCGGTTGAAGCGCATGGTTTATTTGTACCAGAGAATGTATGTGCAGCAGCTCAAAGCTATCCTGGAATACAATAAGGATTTCTATATTCTAATGTGTTCCGCAGCGTTGACTCAGGTGCTTGGCTTCGTGTTTCTGTGGGTGATTTATGACCGGATTCCGGACATCAACGGCTGGCAGTTCTGGGAAGTGATCTTTATGTACGCGATGATCTTTCTTACAGAGGGGATCGGCTCCTTATTCTTCGAGGGCACCTGGCGACTCAGCGGGCTAGTGAACCGCGGGGAGCTGGACCGTTATCTGCTGCGGCCAGTTCCCGTTGTGCTGCAAATATTCTGTACCGGCGTCGGCATCAACGGCCTCGGCAACCTGCTGATTGGCGTTGTGATGGTCTGGCAGTCGTTCGTACGCAGCCAGCTGGAATGGTCGCCGGAGAAGATTGCCGTCATCGCAGTGCTGCTGCTGAGTGCGGTGGTGACCCGGGTGTCAATCAATCTGGCCGGTAATTCAGCAGCCTTCTGGGTCCGCAACTCCGGCAACGCTTTTCCGCTGATGGTGCATAGTCTGGCCGATCTGGCCAAATATCCGATTACCATCTTTCATCAGAGTATCCGCATATTTATCTCTACGGTGCCGCCTTATGCATTCATCAGCTTTTATCCGGCTACCTACATCTTCGATAAAAGCGGTGGCGCAAGCTGGTGGCTGCTGTCGCCGGTTGTCGCCATCGGCAGTGCGGCAGCCTCCTACGGAATCTTCCGGCTCGGATTGTCGCGTTATGAGAGCACGGGTAATTAG
- the gcvPB gene encoding aminomethyl-transferring glycine dehydrogenase subunit GcvPB gives MKPEQSLIFELSRPGRSAYSLPVCDVPEEQSLDTMIPEGLLRSEPAVLPEVSEVDVIRHYTSLSRRNFGVDNGFYPLGSCTMKYNPKINEDVARFPGLAKIHPYQPEESIQGALELMYTLQKDLAALTGMDAVSLQPAAGAHGEWTGLMMIRAYHESRGETRTKVIVPDSSHGTNPASAAAAGLDTITIPSNEKGMVDLDALRAAVGSDTAALMLTNPSTLGLFETQIVEIAAIVHEAGGLLYYDGANSNAIMGITRPGDMGFDVVHLNLHKTMSTPHGGGGPGAGPVGVKTRLIPFLPQPTVAKQEDGSYTLDFGGPLSIGRVKAYYGNFGILVRAYAYIRTYGPDGLREVSENAVLNANYMMHRLAPYFEIPYPGVCKHEFVMSGRGLKQYGVRTLDVAKRLLDFGYHPPTVYFPLTVEECLMIEPTETESKETLDGFIETMIQIVKEAQETPEIVINAPHTTEISRLDETQAARKPVLNCSCG, from the coding sequence ATGAAGCCGGAACAAAGTCTGATTTTTGAATTAAGCCGCCCGGGCCGCTCGGCCTACTCTTTGCCGGTCTGTGATGTCCCTGAGGAGCAGAGCCTTGATACCATGATCCCGGAAGGGCTGCTGCGCAGCGAGCCGGCAGTGCTGCCTGAAGTGTCGGAAGTGGATGTGATCCGCCACTATACTTCCCTCTCCCGGCGCAATTTCGGGGTAGACAACGGCTTCTATCCGCTGGGCTCCTGTACGATGAAATATAACCCGAAGATCAATGAAGATGTCGCCCGTTTCCCAGGCCTGGCCAAGATTCATCCTTACCAGCCGGAGGAGAGCATCCAGGGCGCGCTGGAACTGATGTACACGCTGCAGAAGGACCTTGCCGCCCTGACCGGCATGGACGCCGTTTCTCTCCAGCCTGCCGCCGGTGCCCATGGGGAATGGACCGGCCTGATGATGATCCGCGCCTACCATGAGAGCCGCGGCGAGACCCGCACCAAGGTCATTGTGCCGGACTCCTCACACGGCACCAATCCGGCCAGCGCCGCAGCAGCCGGTCTCGATACGATAACCATTCCTTCCAACGAGAAGGGAATGGTTGATCTGGACGCGCTGCGGGCGGCAGTCGGCAGCGACACCGCAGCGCTTATGCTGACCAACCCGAGCACACTCGGCCTGTTCGAGACACAGATCGTTGAGATCGCCGCTATTGTGCATGAAGCAGGCGGCCTGCTCTATTATGATGGAGCCAACTCCAATGCGATCATGGGCATTACCCGTCCGGGCGACATGGGTTTCGACGTGGTGCATCTTAACCTGCACAAGACGATGAGCACACCGCACGGCGGCGGCGGACCGGGAGCAGGACCGGTTGGCGTGAAGACCCGGCTGATTCCGTTCCTGCCGCAGCCAACCGTTGCCAAGCAAGAAGACGGCAGCTACACGCTGGATTTCGGCGGACCGTTGTCGATTGGACGGGTGAAGGCTTACTACGGCAACTTCGGCATTCTGGTCCGCGCTTACGCCTATATCCGCACTTACGGTCCGGACGGACTGCGCGAGGTGTCGGAGAACGCTGTGCTGAACGCCAACTATATGATGCACCGCCTGGCTCCTTATTTCGAAATTCCATATCCAGGTGTCTGCAAGCATGAGTTCGTGATGTCAGGCCGGGGATTGAAGCAATACGGTGTGCGCACGCTCGACGTAGCCAAACGGCTGCTCGATTTCGGCTACCACCCGCCTACAGTCTACTTCCCGCTTACCGTCGAAGAGTGCCTGATGATCGAACCGACCGAAACCGAAAGCAAGGAAACGCTCGACGGCTTCATTGAGACGATGATCCAAATCGTCAAGGAAGCCCAGGAAACGCCGGAGATTGTGATCAACGCGCCACATACGACGGAGATCAGCCGTCTGGATGAGACTCAGGCCGCGCGCAAGCCGGTGCTGAACTGCTCCTGCGGGTAA
- a CDS encoding helix-turn-helix transcriptional regulator, giving the protein MASIILNGDSPLCGWAKAGADCSQLRSFHEYGLTDREREVAGLWSLQKSALYISNELNISEGTVRNMIKSIYSKMSVSDRWQFAKKLAQ; this is encoded by the coding sequence TTGGCTTCAATAATACTCAATGGTGATTCCCCCTTATGCGGATGGGCTAAGGCTGGAGCGGACTGCTCTCAACTGCGCAGCTTCCATGAATATGGGTTAACTGACAGGGAGCGGGAAGTCGCCGGCCTGTGGTCCCTGCAGAAGAGCGCGCTGTACATATCCAATGAGCTGAACATCAGCGAAGGGACGGTGCGCAACATGATCAAGAGCATCTACTCCAAGATGAGTGTCAGTGACAGATGGCAATTTGCCAAGAAGCTGGCTCAATGA